One stretch of Ictalurus punctatus breed USDA103 chromosome 5, Coco_2.0, whole genome shotgun sequence DNA includes these proteins:
- the ptpn18 gene encoding tyrosine-protein phosphatase non-receptor type 18 isoform X1, translating to MEAYLLKFIERVRAESSFGESGIASEYTRIKHESGLLKEKYGLTTTAGGLKENAKKNRYKDILPYDQSRVILRPTTPEYSCDYINANFIKGVTGSNTYIATQGPLSNTVVDLWRMVWEYGIKVIIMACKEIELGKKKCEVYWSPLDDASTFGPFTVSTVAESPTNEEVIVRTLAVKHCDETRTVSHFQYTAWPDHGIPDVADGILRMMEVVHVRQGRHPGPLLVHCSAGCGRTGVICAIDIVNDLLHKKQIGEDFNIMDLVLELRRQRPSAVQTKEQYEFVFHTVAQMFEKVLQESSQNRQPGSLSLYANVVPPKSALRSFSISSEYQNTRKPPSLRPRSSHPRSSVNMNDTYAVVNKFKQPSTAPPLVPHHYDNENLNSQKTSANDLYSIVKPKNRPVANTPASTVPAHDRTWQLNHRPPEHTDYSGYESLPAEFQMRDSKAYPSLPQVPSNRHSHSDDDYEYVSNPIRENSRSQGSTGGIGFKCRVKKPKGPRDPPSQWNRPER from the exons agGATTAAGCATGAGAGCGGCTTGCTGAAAGAGAAGTACGGTTTGACTACAACAGCCGGAGGACTCAAAGAAAACGCGAAGAAAAACCGCTACAAGGACATACTGCCTT ATGATCAATCCCGCGTTATTCTAAGACCAACGACACCCGAATATAGCTGTGATTACATTAATGCAAATTTCATCAAG GGGGTGACAGGGAGCAACACGTACATCGCCACACAGGGCCCTCTGAGTAACACCGTGGTGGATCTCTGGCGTATGGTTTGGGAATATGGCATCAAG GTGATCATCATGGCGTGTAAGGAGATCGAGCTGGGGAAG AAAAAATGTGAGGTCTACTGGTCTCCTCTAGATGATGCGTCCACGTTCGGTCCCTTCACCGTCTCGACT GTTGCAGAATCACCCACAAACGAAGAAGTCATTGTGAGAACGCTGGCAGTGAAACACTGTGAT GAAACTCGCACCGTGTCCCATTTCCAGTACACGGCCTGGCCGGATCACGGAATCCCGGACGTAGCGGACGGCATTTTGAGAATGATGGAAGTGGTTCACGTCAGACAGGGTCGCCACCCGGGACCACTGCTTGTCCACTGCAG CGCTGGCTGCGGAAGAACCGGGGTGATTTGTGCCATCGACATTGTTAACGACCTGCTGCACAAGAAG CAAATCGGAGAAGATTTCAACATTATGGATCTCGTTTTAGAGCTGAGAAGACAAAGACCATCGGCTGTCCAGACTAAG GAACAGTATGAGTTTGTGTTTCATACTGTGGCTCAGATGTTCGAGAAGGTCTTGCAGGAATCTTCACAGAATCGCCAACCTGGGAGCCTG TCTCTCTACGCCAATGTGGTGCCCCCAAAGTCAGCGCTGAGGTCATTCTCCATCAGCAGTGAATACCAGAATACaag aaaacctccttccctccgTCCTCGGTCCTCTCATCCTCGTTCATCCGTCAACATGAACGACACGTACGCCGTCGTCAACAAGTTCAAGCAGCCCAGCACCGCTCCGCCGCTCGTTCCCCACCACTACGACAACGAAAACTTAAACAGCCAGAAGACGTCTGCGAACGACCTGTACAGCATCGTGAAGCCTAAAAACAGGCCGGTGGCAAACACACCAGCTAGCACGGTTCCTGCACATGACCGGACATGGCAACTCAACCACAGACCCCCAGAACACACAGACTACAGCGGCTATGAATCCCTGCCGG CGGAGTTCCAGATGAGAGACTCAAAG GCGTACCCATCTCTGCCACAAGTACCTT CAAACAGACACAGCCATTCAGATGATGACTATGAGTATGTCTCAAACCCGATCAGAGAGAACAGCCGCAGCCAAGGTAGCACCGGAGGCATTG GTTTTAAATGCAGAGTAAAGAAACCCAAAGGACCCAGAGACCCGCCTTCACAGTGGAATCGACCAGAGAGATGA
- the ptpn18 gene encoding tyrosine-protein phosphatase non-receptor type 18 isoform X2, producing MMMYFCEPRAKTSTRRSSSLNEELPLQSGTDDQSRVILRPTTPEYSCDYINANFIKGVTGSNTYIATQGPLSNTVVDLWRMVWEYGIKVIIMACKEIELGKKKCEVYWSPLDDASTFGPFTVSTVAESPTNEEVIVRTLAVKHCDETRTVSHFQYTAWPDHGIPDVADGILRMMEVVHVRQGRHPGPLLVHCSAGCGRTGVICAIDIVNDLLHKKQIGEDFNIMDLVLELRRQRPSAVQTKEQYEFVFHTVAQMFEKVLQESSQNRQPGSLSLYANVVPPKSALRSFSISSEYQNTRKPPSLRPRSSHPRSSVNMNDTYAVVNKFKQPSTAPPLVPHHYDNENLNSQKTSANDLYSIVKPKNRPVANTPASTVPAHDRTWQLNHRPPEHTDYSGYESLPAEFQMRDSKAYPSLPQVPSNRHSHSDDDYEYVSNPIRENSRSQGSTGGIGFKCRVKKPKGPRDPPSQWNRPER from the exons atGATGATGTATTTCTGCGAGCCGAGAGCGAAAACGAGTACGAGGAGGAGTTCatcgctaaacgaggagctaccGCTACAATCCGGAACTG ATGATCAATCCCGCGTTATTCTAAGACCAACGACACCCGAATATAGCTGTGATTACATTAATGCAAATTTCATCAAG GGGGTGACAGGGAGCAACACGTACATCGCCACACAGGGCCCTCTGAGTAACACCGTGGTGGATCTCTGGCGTATGGTTTGGGAATATGGCATCAAG GTGATCATCATGGCGTGTAAGGAGATCGAGCTGGGGAAG AAAAAATGTGAGGTCTACTGGTCTCCTCTAGATGATGCGTCCACGTTCGGTCCCTTCACCGTCTCGACT GTTGCAGAATCACCCACAAACGAAGAAGTCATTGTGAGAACGCTGGCAGTGAAACACTGTGAT GAAACTCGCACCGTGTCCCATTTCCAGTACACGGCCTGGCCGGATCACGGAATCCCGGACGTAGCGGACGGCATTTTGAGAATGATGGAAGTGGTTCACGTCAGACAGGGTCGCCACCCGGGACCACTGCTTGTCCACTGCAG CGCTGGCTGCGGAAGAACCGGGGTGATTTGTGCCATCGACATTGTTAACGACCTGCTGCACAAGAAG CAAATCGGAGAAGATTTCAACATTATGGATCTCGTTTTAGAGCTGAGAAGACAAAGACCATCGGCTGTCCAGACTAAG GAACAGTATGAGTTTGTGTTTCATACTGTGGCTCAGATGTTCGAGAAGGTCTTGCAGGAATCTTCACAGAATCGCCAACCTGGGAGCCTG TCTCTCTACGCCAATGTGGTGCCCCCAAAGTCAGCGCTGAGGTCATTCTCCATCAGCAGTGAATACCAGAATACaag aaaacctccttccctccgTCCTCGGTCCTCTCATCCTCGTTCATCCGTCAACATGAACGACACGTACGCCGTCGTCAACAAGTTCAAGCAGCCCAGCACCGCTCCGCCGCTCGTTCCCCACCACTACGACAACGAAAACTTAAACAGCCAGAAGACGTCTGCGAACGACCTGTACAGCATCGTGAAGCCTAAAAACAGGCCGGTGGCAAACACACCAGCTAGCACGGTTCCTGCACATGACCGGACATGGCAACTCAACCACAGACCCCCAGAACACACAGACTACAGCGGCTATGAATCCCTGCCGG CGGAGTTCCAGATGAGAGACTCAAAG GCGTACCCATCTCTGCCACAAGTACCTT CAAACAGACACAGCCATTCAGATGATGACTATGAGTATGTCTCAAACCCGATCAGAGAGAACAGCCGCAGCCAAGGTAGCACCGGAGGCATTG GTTTTAAATGCAGAGTAAAGAAACCCAAAGGACCCAGAGACCCGCCTTCACAGTGGAATCGACCAGAGAGATGA